In Stenotrophomonas sp. ESTM1D_MKCIP4_1, a single genomic region encodes these proteins:
- a CDS encoding META domain-containing protein: protein MKNYTTLLLALALPFTLAACRREAPQAVEAPPRPWYAPEPWQAGPEAPQPLLQTVWKLSHLPVDDHHPAVQLVPKSQAGFVIFEADGRRITGFAGCQPLTGIYRLHGEEGLAIEAVARTGARCHKAAFDTIGDRFATALSTATGYRLGKDDAVLELLDGERVTATLIYRTPPPGRW from the coding sequence ATGAAGAACTACACCACGCTGCTTCTGGCGCTGGCACTTCCGTTCACTCTGGCAGCGTGCAGAAGAGAAGCGCCTCAGGCCGTTGAAGCCCCACCCCGCCCCTGGTACGCCCCGGAGCCCTGGCAGGCGGGTCCCGAAGCCCCGCAGCCTTTGCTTCAAACCGTCTGGAAGCTGAGCCACCTTCCAGTTGACGACCATCACCCCGCTGTCCAGCTGGTGCCTAAATCCCAGGCAGGCTTTGTCATCTTCGAGGCGGACGGCCGCCGTATCACCGGGTTCGCGGGCTGCCAGCCGCTGACCGGCATCTACCGCCTGCATGGCGAAGAAGGTTTGGCCATCGAGGCTGTCGCCCGCACAGGTGCGAGGTGCCACAAGGCAGCGTTCGACACGATCGGTGACCGCTTTGCCACCGCACTCAGCACCGCAACCGGCTACCGCCTTGGCAAGGACGATGCGGTGCTGGAACTGCTGGACGGCGAGCGCGTGACCGCGACATTGATCTACCGCACGCCCCCTCCGGGTCGGTGGTGA
- a CDS encoding DUF2875 family protein, which yields MSRSAWTFAFLLLTVAWSVLMVLYATDPTERAGAAALVPWLGGVIGAALVCTAGYALQQAFRSPAAQAPAQPHASTPSPVPGTLCIRACHAWMAGSAAAELASSISHRRHPVPAENAGARIDNGSAQHGMQLQVQLALAMDMLATDVPDGGPLPILTLAPPITEASRYAARHWPGLMKMQSDQPARLLLREQDMDGLTLAPLMQNLHRIMDETRQLDSIALLSVDGRLIRGDPGQQAPRQSPCDSIVLFWISREHLPSRIRTEAIPGSRVDVDALRMPYRWWRDAMESMIPSRFATPETHVHPSSTWHQAMSGEMTDGVPERAAGTHDPWYPAPWTHEQVAQWDAAPVLASLPHPVFIPIQRRTEAPDSHGIQQQRIVDAWNALTTALPQGALHIWFDSQAEPGSIRAFRRALAGLSEPIDLAAPEHATDVHTQVGALGSGSGASSLALAAHSGGNHVVVLASAEGLLLQPVLAHTPSDVPLHKETA from the coding sequence ATGAGCCGCTCTGCCTGGACATTCGCATTCCTTCTGCTGACCGTGGCCTGGTCTGTGCTGATGGTCCTCTACGCGACCGATCCGACCGAGAGAGCCGGCGCGGCGGCGCTGGTGCCGTGGCTCGGCGGCGTGATTGGGGCCGCGCTTGTCTGCACGGCAGGGTATGCGTTGCAGCAGGCGTTCCGGTCTCCGGCTGCCCAGGCTCCGGCCCAGCCTCACGCCTCCACCCCATCACCTGTACCCGGCACGCTCTGCATTCGCGCGTGTCATGCCTGGATGGCAGGCAGCGCCGCTGCGGAGCTTGCTTCCTCAATTTCGCATCGCAGGCACCCAGTGCCTGCGGAGAACGCAGGCGCGCGCATCGACAATGGCTCTGCTCAACACGGAATGCAGCTGCAGGTGCAACTGGCTCTGGCCATGGACATGCTTGCAACAGACGTACCCGATGGCGGCCCGCTGCCGATTCTGACACTGGCCCCTCCCATTACAGAGGCCAGTCGCTATGCCGCCCGGCATTGGCCGGGCCTGATGAAAATGCAATCCGATCAACCTGCCCGTCTACTGCTGCGCGAGCAGGATATGGACGGGCTCACACTCGCGCCGCTGATGCAGAACCTGCATCGGATAATGGATGAGACACGGCAACTGGACAGCATCGCGCTACTCAGCGTCGATGGGCGCCTGATTCGCGGAGACCCGGGCCAGCAAGCGCCTCGACAATCTCCTTGCGACAGCATCGTGCTGTTCTGGATCAGTCGTGAGCATCTGCCGTCGCGTATCCGCACCGAAGCCATACCGGGGTCGCGTGTGGATGTAGACGCGTTGCGCATGCCCTATCGTTGGTGGCGGGACGCCATGGAATCGATGATCCCATCGCGCTTCGCCACACCCGAAACCCACGTTCATCCAAGCTCAACCTGGCACCAGGCCATGTCCGGGGAAATGACCGACGGTGTTCCAGAGCGCGCGGCGGGCACCCATGACCCGTGGTACCCCGCGCCGTGGACACACGAACAGGTCGCACAGTGGGACGCTGCGCCTGTGCTGGCATCGCTGCCACATCCGGTCTTCATCCCGATCCAGCGGCGCACCGAAGCTCCGGATTCTCATGGCATACAGCAGCAGCGCATTGTGGACGCATGGAACGCGCTTACCACCGCCCTTCCTCAAGGTGCGCTTCACATCTGGTTCGACAGCCAGGCCGAGCCTGGGTCAATCCGCGCGTTCCGGCGTGCGCTGGCTGGCTTGAGTGAGCCCATCGACCTGGCCGCCCCCGAACACGCCACGGATGTTCACACCCAGGTGGGCGCGCTGGGCAGTGGCTCAGGCGCGTCCTCACTGGCGCTGGCCGCCCACAGCGGCGGCAACCATGTGGTCGTGCTTGCTTCCGCAGAAGGATTACTGCTGCAGCCTGTCCTTGCCCACACCCCATCAGATGTGCCGCTCCACAAGGAAACCGCATGA
- a CDS encoding PAAR domain-containing protein, producing the protein MPSPICQGDSTTGDGEVTRCQHASTHRINGHPLAVKGDYASCSLHPGEHSFVEGSSTHLANGLPIVLEGHLLSCGCHAIAGKAAHIKVE; encoded by the coding sequence ATGCCTTCCCCCATCTGCCAAGGCGATTCCACCACGGGCGACGGCGAGGTCACCCGCTGCCAGCATGCTTCCACCCACCGCATCAATGGGCATCCATTGGCGGTGAAGGGTGACTACGCCAGCTGTTCCCTGCACCCCGGCGAGCACAGTTTCGTCGAGGGCAGCAGCACCCACCTGGCCAACGGTCTGCCGATCGTGCTGGAAGGCCACCTGCTCAGCTGCGGCTGCCATGCCATCGCCGGTAAAGCCGCACACATCAAGGTGGAGTGA